Proteins from a single region of Oryza brachyantha chromosome 6, ObraRS2, whole genome shotgun sequence:
- the LOC102706948 gene encoding uncharacterized protein LOC102706948: MGWGNVLTRRLKVFSMALFIYFDYKAVQKRVKWVTTSKKDAIWTKTHERNARRVLSLMIELEGLWVKLGQYLSTRADVLPEPYINVLKQLQDSLPPRPIEEVRGTIEKELAKPMNDLFSNFVLDPLATASIAQVHRATLVDGREVVVKIQHDGIKEIILEDLKNAKSLIEWIAWAEPQYDFNPMIDEWCKEAPKELDFNHEAENTRAVSRNLSRKTGCENGGVSDAVDVLIPEVIQSTDKVLILQYMDGIRLNDNDSLEAYGVDKQRLVEEITRAYAHQIYIDGFFNGDPHPGNFLVSKEPPYKPILLDFGLTKRISPSMRQALAKMFLSCAEGDHVALLSAFAEMGLKLRVDMPEQAMEIATIFFRQSTTANEAKENIKTLNDQRERNVKALQKKMKLNKKEVQRFNPVDAFPGDAIIFMRVLNLLRGLSASLNVRIVYLDIMRPFAESTLLGSMARGPTTNSQWIHDSPVNSEVESKLRNLLVELGSNKILGIQVCAYKDGKVIIDTAAGMLGKYDPRPVQPDSLFPVFSVTKGITAGMVHWLVDKGKLKYDETVANIWPNFGTNRKELIKVHHLLNHTSGLHNALGDVMKTDPLLVCDWEEMLHQITKCTPETEPGSAQIYHYLSFGWLCGGIIEHASGKKLQEVLEEAIVHPLHIEGELYIGIPPGVESRLAALTVDMEELEKLSGFRAGPEVPQELLSNVAQMATGLPVLFNTLNIRRAILPAANGHCSARALARYYAALGASGHVPPPHSGSSKPPLGSHVHTPKFPTMQSKKKKKKGASKKCSSDSEQNGHDASLTDKDGYTQLRTSDGDEGSMASAMSGSGSRMFSDGAKMLDAFMGVGDFSGMIHPNGKFGLGFRRYGDGGKAKATSSTFGHSGMGGSTGFCDVEHGLAMAVTVNKMSLGGVTRRVVRLVCEELGVPVPDEFSVAGDKGPDMVLNLAPPE, translated from the exons ATGGGATGGGGAAACGTCTTAACCAGGCGCCTCAAAGTTTTTTCCATGGCCTTGTTTATATACTTCGACTACAAG GCAGTTCAGAAGAGAGTTAAATGGGTTACTACCAGTAAAAAGGATGCTATATGGACAAAAACACATGAGCGAAATGCTCGTCGTGTTCTCAGCCTGATGATAGAGTTAGAGGGTTTATGGGTGAAGCTAGGACAATATTTGTCCACAAGAGCAGATGTTCTTCCTGAACCCTACATAAATGTCCTCAAGCAACTGCAGGACTCACTTCCTCCTCGCCCTATTGAAGAG GTTCGTGGAACCATAGAGAAAGAACTTGCAAAACCCATGAATGATCTGTTTTCTAATTTTGTGCTGGATCCACTAGCAACTGCATCA ATAGCACAGGTACATCGTGCAACTCTTGTAGATGGCAGAGAAGTGGTTGTGAAAATCCAACACGATGGTATCAAAGAGATCATATTAGAG GATTTGAAGAATGCAAAATCCTTAATTGAATGGATTGCATGGGCAGAACCTCAGTATGATTTCAATCCAATGATCGATGAATGGTGCAAGGAGGCACCAAAGGAACTTGATTTCAACCATGAAGCAG aaaaCACAAGAGCTGTCTCCAGGAATCTTAGTCGGAAAACTGGATGTGAGAATGGTGGTGTTTCTGATGCTGTGGACGTACTTATTCCAGAAGTTATTCAG TCAACCGACAAGGTTCTAATTTTGCAATATATGGATGGGATTCGTTTGAATGACAATGATTCATTAGAGGCATATGGTGTTGATAAGCAAAGACTTGTGGAGGAGATAACCCGTGCATATGctcatcaaatatatattgatggcTTCTTCAATGGCGATCCTCACCCtg GCAATTTTCTTGTTAGCAAAGAACCTCCATACAAACCAATTCTCCTTGACTTTGGGCTCACTAAACGCATATCTCCATCAATGAGGCAGGCATTAGCAAAGATGTTTTTGTCATGTGCTGAG GGTGACCATGTGGCACTGCTGTCAGCCTTTGCAGAGATGGGGCTTAAGCTGCGGGTCGACATGCCTGAGCAGGCTATGGAGATCGCCACGATATTTTTTCGGCAGTCTACTACAGCAAATGAAGCAAAG GAGAACATAAAGACATTGAATGACCAAAGAGAACGTAATGTCAAGGCCCTtcaaaaaaagatgaaattgaATAAAAAGGAGGTTCAACGTTTCAACCCT GTTGATGCCTTCCCTGGTGATGCGATTATATTCATGAGGGTCTTGAATCTTCTTAGAg GGCTGTCAGCATCACTAAATGTTAGGATAGTTTATCTAGATATCATGAGGCCATTTGCTGAATCAACTTTGCTAGG GAGTATGGCGCGTGGGCCTACAACTAACAGTCAGTGGATTCATGACTCACCTGTTAACTCTGAGGTGGAGTCTAAACTGCGAAACCTTTTGGTTGAGTTGGGaagtaacaaaattttaggaatACAA GTTTGTGCTTATAAAGATGGAAAGGTCATAATTGATACTGCTGCTGGTATGTTAGGGAAGTACGATCCACGTCCTGTTCAACCTGATTCTCTCTTTCCCGTTTTCTCAGTGACAAAGGGTATCACTGCTGGAATGGTGCATTGGCTTGTTGACAAAGG GAAGTTGAAGTATGATGAGACTGTTGCCAATATATGGccaaattttggaactaaCAGAAAAGAACTAATAAAG GTCCATCATCTTCTGAATCATACATCTGGTTTACATAATGCATTGGGAGATGTGATGAAGACTGATCCTTTGTTGGTATGTGACTGGGAAGAGATGCTTCACCAGATTACCAAGTGTACACCTGAAACAGAACCAGGTTCAGCACAAATTTATCACTACTTATCCTTTGGTTGGCTATGTGGTGGAATCATAGAG CATGCGTCAGGGAAGAAGCTTCAAGAGGTCCTAGAAGAGGCTATTGTTCATCCTCTTCACATTGAGGGGGAGCTATATATCGGCATTCCTCCAG GCGTCGAATCTCGATTGGCGGCACTGACAGTCGACATGGAGGAGCTTGAGAAGCTATCAGGATTCAGGGCAGGACCAGAAGTCCCACAGGAGTTGCTGAGCAATGTCGCCCAGATGGCCACCGGCCTGCCTGTCCTCTTCAACACGCTCAACATTCGCCGTGCCATCCTCCCTGCTGCCAATGGCCACTGCTCAGCGCGCGCCCTCGCGCGGTACTACGCGGCGCTCGGTGCAAGCGGCCATGTTCCTCCGCCGCACTCCGGCAGCTCCAAGCCACCGCTGGGCAGCCATGTCCACACGCCCAAGTTCCCTACCATGCagtccaagaagaagaagaagaagggagCTTCAAAGAAATGCAGCAGCGACTCCGAGCAGAACGGCCATGACGCGAGCCTTACTGACAAGGACGGGTACACCCAGCTCCGcaccagcgacggcgacgagggatcgatggcgtcggcgatgtccggcagcggcagcaggaTGTTCAGCGACGGCGCCAAGATGCTCGACGCCTTCATGGGCGTCGGCGACTTCTCCGGCATGATCCACCCGAACGGCAAGTTCGGGCTCGGGTTCAGGAggtacggcgacggcggcaaggCGAAGGCGACGTCGTCGACGTTCGGGCACTCCGGGATGGGCGGGTCGACGGGGTTCTGCGACGTGGAGCACGGCCTCGCCATGGCCGTGACGGTGAACAAGATGTCACTCGGCGGCGTCACGCGGCGCGTGGTCCGGCTGGTGTGCGAGGAGCTGGGCGTGCCCGTGCCCGACGAGttctccgtcgccggcgacaagGGCCCCGACATGGTGCTCAacctcgcgccgccggagtAA